Proteins encoded by one window of Porphyrobacter sp. YT40:
- a CDS encoding STAS/SEC14 domain-containing protein has product MLALKEKNGLLWIRAGGRQGDEAYDRFVPQFEHIAEREAGTVPMVIELAPDFSGWNFGGLWRDLKFDIRHKDCFGRIAIIGDSEWEEWGTKLSSSLFRTEMKFFRPTQRSHAESWVQTEEDAA; this is encoded by the coding sequence GTGCTGGCACTGAAGGAAAAGAACGGACTGCTCTGGATACGTGCCGGAGGCAGGCAGGGGGATGAAGCCTATGACCGCTTTGTTCCCCAATTCGAACATATCGCAGAGCGCGAGGCCGGTACCGTCCCGATGGTGATCGAGCTCGCGCCTGACTTTTCGGGTTGGAACTTCGGAGGTCTCTGGCGCGATCTCAAGTTCGACATCCGGCATAAGGATTGTTTCGGCCGGATCGCCATAATCGGCGACAGCGAATGGGAAGAGTGGGGCACGAAATTGTCATCCTCACTCTTCCGCACCGAAATGAAGTTCTTCCGGCCAACACAGCGTAGTCATGCGGAAAGCTGGGTACAAACCGAGGAGGACGCAGCATGA
- a CDS encoding cation diffusion facilitator family transporter, which translates to MSGGHEVDVGSPEKRKTLWVVLWLNVAIAIGFFAVGYFADSNALLANGLDNSSDAIVYALSLLALTRSRTWKRGAARFSGIMLLIFSAGVIFDAYRRFVEGSDPGGILMMAMAFIAGMVNLYCLRLLQKMENKDVNMRAATTFSFNDFISNGGIIIAGIIVMLTGTNWPDLVVGIAVACIALYGGIEILRDAHMDSHDDAGTKHGEKRN; encoded by the coding sequence ATGAGTGGCGGACATGAGGTCGATGTCGGGTCGCCTGAAAAGCGCAAGACCCTGTGGGTTGTCCTGTGGCTTAACGTGGCCATCGCGATCGGCTTTTTCGCGGTCGGGTATTTTGCCGATTCTAATGCGCTGTTGGCGAACGGCCTCGATAATTCATCCGATGCCATCGTTTATGCGCTCAGCCTGCTCGCGCTGACCCGCTCACGGACCTGGAAACGCGGGGCCGCACGTTTCTCCGGCATCATGCTGCTGATCTTCTCTGCTGGGGTTATCTTCGATGCTTACCGACGGTTTGTGGAAGGGTCCGATCCGGGCGGGATATTGATGATGGCGATGGCGTTCATCGCGGGGATGGTCAATCTCTATTGCCTGCGCCTGCTGCAGAAGATGGAGAACAAGGACGTCAATATGCGGGCGGCGACCACCTTCAGCTTCAACGACTTTATCTCTAATGGCGGGATCATTATCGCCGGCATCATTGTGATGCTGACCGGAACCAACTGGCCCGACCTCGTTGTGGGCATCGCGGTAGCTTGCATCGCTCTCTATGGCGGCATCGAGATTCTGCGCGACGCTCACATGGATAGCCACGACGATGCGGGAACCAAACACGGCGAGAAGAGGAATTGA